TAACCCTTAGTCCGGCATTGTGTGCTATGTTCCTGAAACCTCATAATAAAGAGGGAGATGATCATAAAACAAGTTTTATGGAACGTTTCCACATAGCTTTCAATACAACTTATGAGAAGCTACTGGAAAAATATAAAGCTAGCATATCCCGAATCATCAAACATAAATGGATTTCATTTGGTTTGGTTATTATAAGTTTCATTTTACTAGTAGTATTAATGAAATTTACTCCATCCGGAATGGTACCAAATGAAGATACCGGAATATTCATGATGTCTGTAAACATGGCACCGGGAACATCATTGGAACGTACCGAAAGAACAATGAAACAAGTCAACGAGATGCTGAAATCTAACCCTTCTATTGAAACCAACATGCTGATTGGAGGTTATGGACTTATATCAGGTGCAGGTAGTTCTTATGGTAGTTTTTTCTGCAAACTTCGTAACTGGGATGAACGTAAAGGTAAAGGACAAGATGTAAATAGTATTATTGGTATGTTATACCAACAAACTGCAAGCATTAAAGATGCTCAAATACTTATTTTTGCTCCTCCAATGATTTCCGGTTACAGTATGACTAATGGTTTTGAAATGAACCTTCAGGATAAAACGGGTGGTAGTCTGGATAACTTCAGTAAGGTGTCACAAAACTTCCTGGCTGCTTTAAATCAGCGGCCTGAAATTGCAAGAGCCATGACTTCATTTAATCCAAACTTCCCTCAATATCAAGTTGATGTGGATGCAGCTAAATGTAAGCAAGCAGGTATTAGTCCAAATGCTATTTTTGAAACTCTTCAGGGATATTACGGTGGTATGTATGTTTCTAACTTCAACCGTTTTGGTAAGTTATACAGGGTATATGTTCAGGCCGATGCAAAATACCGTATCAGTCCTGAAACATTGAACAGCATATTTGTTCGCAATGGCACTGAAATGGCTCCAATCAGTCAGTTTATGACGATTAAGAAAGTCTATGGTCCGGATGTAATCAATAGATTCAACATGTTTACCTCAATGGCTATAAACGGATCTCCGAAACCTGGCTATGCTTCAGGTGAAGCAATTAAAGCTATTGAAGAGGTTGCTGCAAAAACTCTGCCTACGGGATATGGATATGAGTTCTCAGGTATGACACGTGAAGAACAAAGTACTGGAGGAAGTACCACTGCAATTGTATTTGTTCTTTGTCTTGTTTTCGTTTACTTATTGCTTAGTGCACAATATGAAAGTTATATATTACCACTCGTAGTAATATTGTCCATTCCGTTCGGTTTGGCAGGAGCATTCGTATTTGCTAAGTTCATGGGAACTCAGAACGATATTTATCTGCAGATTGCGCTAATTATGTTGATTGGATTGTTAGCTAAAAATGCTATTCTAATCACTGAGTTTGCTCTTCAAAGAAGGCATTCAGGAATGAGTGTAACCTATTCTGCCATACTTGGTGCAACAGCTCGTTTGCGTCCTATCCTGATGACATCTCTGGCTATGATTATTGGTCTGTTGCCACTTATGTTTGCCAGCGGTGTTGGTGCTAACGGTAACAGAACTCTTGGAGGTGGTGCTGTAGGTGGTATGTTAATTGGTGTGATATGTCAGATATTTGTAGTACCGGGATTATTCGTTGCTTTTGAATATCTGCAGGAAAAGATCAAACCTATACAAAAGACAGGAATGGATGTCAGTGAAGCAATTCCTGAACTTGAACAATACAGTAACATTGATAATGAATAACGGAATGAAAAAACAAATAATAGGAATGATGTTTGCAACTGCTTTATTAAGCAGTTGCAACATCTACAAAACATACGAAAGACCACAGGTTGAGACTTCGGGTATGTATCGGGACACCACTTCGGTGAATAACACCTTAGCTTCCGATACAACTAATATGGGAAATCTTCCCTGGAAGGAAGTTTTCAAAGATCCTAAACTCCAGGCTCTGATAGAAATGGGACTTTCCAGGAATGTAGATTTACAGACAGCCATGCTACGCGTTGAAGAAGTGAAAGCAGCTTTACTTACCGCCCGCTTAGCCTTTCTACCATCGTTATCTCTTTCTCCTCAAGGTACTATAAGTAGTTTTGATGGAAATGCGGCTACTAAAACATATCAACTTCCGGTTACGGCTAGTTGGGAATTAGACATATTCGGTAATATGTTGAATGTTAAACGAGAGGCTCAGGCATCTCTTTTGCAAAGCGAGGCTTACCATCAAGCTGTGCAAACACAGGTAATTGCCAATATTGCCAATTGTTACTACACTCTGCTAATGCTTGATAAGCAACTGGAAATTACAGAGAAGACAGCTCAGAGCTGGGGTGAGAATGTAAATACGATGAAAATAATGAAAAAGGCTGGTATGACTAATGAAGCTGCTGTATCTCGGAGCGAAGCTACTTATTATACAGTCAACGCCACTTTGCCGGAGTTGAAAAAGCAAATCCGCGAGACAGAGAATTCGCTTTCACTGATTCTTGGACAGGCACCGCAAAGTATTGAACGTGGTACATTGGCCGAACAACAAATGCCAGAGAAATTTTCTGTAGGTATACCTTTGCAGATGCTTTCAAACCGTCCTGATGTAAAGCAGGCAGAAATGGCTCTTGCCGGTAGTTTCTATTACACAAACCAGGCTCGCTCAGCTTTCTATCCTAAAATAACTATAAACGGATCGGCCGGATGGACAAACAGTGCCGGAGGTGCTATCGTTAATCCGGGAAAGATTATTGCTTCAGCTGTTGGCTCTCTTACACAACCAATATTTGACAGAGGTGTAAACGTAGCCAAACTTAAGATTGCAAAAGCTCAGCAACAGGAAGCTTTACTAGCTTTTCAACAAAAGATCTTAAATGCGGGCACAGAAGTAAGCAATGCTCTTTATAAATATCAGGCTTCAAATGAGAAAAATGTTCAGCGCAAACAGCAGATTCTGTCTTTGAATAGTAGCGTTGACAAAACTCAGCAGTTAATGAAACTTGGTTCTTCTACATACCTTGAAGTTCTTACAGCTCAGCAATCTTTATTGAGTGCACAACTGTCAGACGTTCAGGATAGTTTTGAACGCATTCAGTCGGTAATTAGTTTGTATCAGGCCTTAGGTGGTGGAAGATAATATAATTAACTCTAAATATAAATGCATATGAACACGATTAGCCCGTTGGCTTATGTCAATCCGGAAGCAAAAATTGGAGAAGGAGTAGTTATACATCCTTTTGCATATATTGATAAGAATGTTGTAATTGGAAACAATTGCACTATTATGCCTAATGCCAGCATTTTAAATGGCACACGTTTAGGTGATAATAATCAGGTTTTTCAGGGAGCTGTTCTTGGTGCAACTCCACAAGACTTCTCCTATCACGGTGGAGATACAATACTGGAAATAGGAAATAATAATGTTTTCCGTGAAAATGTTGTTGTAAGCCGTTCTTCAAGCAGTAAAGGAAAATCTGTTATTGGTGATAAGAATTTCTTTATGGATGGAGTCCATATCTGCCATGATTGCAATATTGCAGACCATTGTGTTATTGGAATAAAATCTATTATTGCAGGGAACTGTGTTGTTGGTTCTCATGTGATATTCAGTTCTATGGTTAGTATGTTTCAGGATACCAGTGTTGGTGCATGGAGTTTGGTACAAGGAGGATGTCGCTTAAAGAAAGACGTTCCTCCATATATTGTTACCACAACAAATCCTACCAGCTATTATGGTGTGAATGTTGAAATCCTTAAG
This genomic interval from uncultured Bacteroides sp. contains the following:
- a CDS encoding efflux transporter outer membrane subunit, encoding MKKQIIGMMFATALLSSCNIYKTYERPQVETSGMYRDTTSVNNTLASDTTNMGNLPWKEVFKDPKLQALIEMGLSRNVDLQTAMLRVEEVKAALLTARLAFLPSLSLSPQGTISSFDGNAATKTYQLPVTASWELDIFGNMLNVKREAQASLLQSEAYHQAVQTQVIANIANCYYTLLMLDKQLEITEKTAQSWGENVNTMKIMKKAGMTNEAAVSRSEATYYTVNATLPELKKQIRETENSLSLILGQAPQSIERGTLAEQQMPEKFSVGIPLQMLSNRPDVKQAEMALAGSFYYTNQARSAFYPKITINGSAGWTNSAGGAIVNPGKIIASAVGSLTQPIFDRGVNVAKLKIAKAQQQEALLAFQQKILNAGTEVSNALYKYQASNEKNVQRKQQILSLNSSVDKTQQLMKLGSSTYLEVLTAQQSLLSAQLSDVQDSFERIQSVISLYQALGGGR
- a CDS encoding efflux RND transporter permease subunit, with translation MKLDKFINRPVLSTVISIFVVVLGIIGLVSLPVEQYPNIAPPTIQVSTMYTGANAQTVMNSVIAPLEESINGVENMTYMTSTASNNGMATVNVYFKQGSDPDMAAVNVQNRVTKAQGLLPAEVTKVGVITTKRQTSMLMVFSVYSSDDKYDQTFLQNYAKINIIPQIMRVPGVGDASVMGAREYSMRIWLKPEVMAQYKLIPSDVSAALAEQNIEAAPGQFGEDGNQSFQYVMKTKGRLQKTEEFENIVIKASADGNILRLKDVARIELGAQSTSVNSYMNGHNAVTCIIYQTPGSNATEIIKNVTSLMKSTEKSLPTGVKYNVIMNTNDFLFASIYEVLKTLLEAFILVVLVVYIFLQDFRSTLIPAIAIPVALIGTFLMLKLFGFSINLLTLSALVLAIAIVVDDAIVVVEAVHAKIDQGYKSPKLASIDAMSEISGAILSITLVMMSVFVPVSFMGGTSGVFYRQFGVTMAVAIGFSALNALTLSPALCAMFLKPHNKEGDDHKTSFMERFHIAFNTTYEKLLEKYKASISRIIKHKWISFGLVIISFILLVVLMKFTPSGMVPNEDTGIFMMSVNMAPGTSLERTERTMKQVNEMLKSNPSIETNMLIGGYGLISGAGSSYGSFFCKLRNWDERKGKGQDVNSIIGMLYQQTASIKDAQILIFAPPMISGYSMTNGFEMNLQDKTGGSLDNFSKVSQNFLAALNQRPEIARAMTSFNPNFPQYQVDVDAAKCKQAGISPNAIFETLQGYYGGMYVSNFNRFGKLYRVYVQADAKYRISPETLNSIFVRNGTEMAPISQFMTIKKVYGPDVINRFNMFTSMAINGSPKPGYASGEAIKAIEEVAAKTLPTGYGYEFSGMTREEQSTGGSTTAIVFVLCLVFVYLLLSAQYESYILPLVVILSIPFGLAGAFVFAKFMGTQNDIYLQIALIMLIGLLAKNAILITEFALQRRHSGMSVTYSAILGATARLRPILMTSLAMIIGLLPLMFASGVGANGNRTLGGGAVGGMLIGVICQIFVVPGLFVAFEYLQEKIKPIQKTGMDVSEAIPELEQYSNIDNE
- the lpxA gene encoding acyl-ACP--UDP-N-acetylglucosamine O-acyltransferase, giving the protein MNTISPLAYVNPEAKIGEGVVIHPFAYIDKNVVIGNNCTIMPNASILNGTRLGDNNQVFQGAVLGATPQDFSYHGGDTILEIGNNNVFRENVVVSRSSSSKGKSVIGDKNFFMDGVHICHDCNIADHCVIGIKSIIAGNCVVGSHVIFSSMVSMFQDTSVGAWSLVQGGCRLKKDVPPYIVTTTNPTSYYGVNVEILKHHNIPEVIIQHIAQAYGLIFHAKVSIADALIRVEQEVPMSDEIQYIIDFIKNSKKGLI